One segment of Anatilimnocola aggregata DNA contains the following:
- a CDS encoding M1 family aminopeptidase, whose product MRHSIQGLLLIAGLLLADYSLAYGQARPGPFTAPPKSLRSRDVDQQHIRLELKFDFDKQAVNGKARHQLELFRPTSSIQLDAADMKIGNVMLLSRSGTESQAPVRLKHTHKNHQLTIDLPEECPAGTALTLEIDYSITRPKHGVHFVEPDQSEEAHLRMVWTQCEPEYARYWLPCIDAPGDRITSEIIATVPSKYVVLSNGTLTSKTPVAGEQTTWHWTQARSHVPYLMSVVAGEFETLEETWDGIPVVSYVPRGRLPDAKRSFEKTPAMLKYFTQKIGYRYPWPKYAQICVDEYAWGGMEHTSATTLNLDTLHDARAHLDVSSDNLVAHELAHQWWGDLLTCKDWGELWLNESFATYFATLWTEHDKGGDEATWQRAEEAANYQNEDARYRRSIVNYRYNSPENMFDGHSYPKGGRVLHMLRFELGDEMFWKAIRRYCEVNQFRTVETADLRIAVEEATGQGMNWFFDQWAYKGGHPEFNVSWDYDAAAKQVRITIKQTQKVDEITPLFRTSAEIEIASGQASRIRRVTLSKAEETFHFDSPERPTRVCFDPRDWILKKLTAEKGKDELLDQLTNSEYLMCRVQAVRALAAMEEDKDAQAGLSAATTDDKFWAVRQEAVKGLKKFPGDATRAKLIQACSDEKSFVRREALQALAKFSHDDSKTALRKAIDSDQSYYAVAEALKSLAAIDKSGSRELLLKACEQPSHREVILKAAVEALAAQGDTTVADSLTKMLETTTAPERRVAIIGALARLKSGDAATLKLLHDQLGNKRQNVRRSALEAVTQVADATSIATLEARRGQEVMPRMIRSIDESIAKIREKQQGTEALLKEVERLRKQNLQLEERLKKLEEKK is encoded by the coding sequence ATGCGGCATTCAATTCAGGGCTTACTTCTCATCGCGGGACTGTTGCTAGCGGATTACTCGCTGGCTTATGGACAAGCTCGACCGGGGCCATTCACAGCGCCGCCGAAGTCGCTCCGTTCGCGCGACGTCGATCAGCAGCACATCCGGCTGGAGTTGAAGTTCGACTTCGACAAGCAGGCGGTCAACGGTAAAGCCCGACACCAACTCGAACTCTTTCGCCCCACGAGCAGCATTCAGCTCGATGCGGCCGATATGAAAATCGGCAATGTGATGCTGCTCAGCCGCAGCGGCACCGAGTCGCAAGCACCCGTTAGACTCAAGCACACGCACAAAAACCACCAGCTGACGATCGACTTGCCGGAAGAATGCCCCGCCGGGACCGCGCTCACGCTGGAGATCGATTACTCGATCACGCGGCCGAAGCATGGCGTCCATTTCGTCGAACCCGATCAAAGTGAAGAAGCTCACCTGCGGATGGTCTGGACGCAGTGCGAACCTGAATATGCCCGGTATTGGCTTCCTTGCATCGATGCCCCTGGCGATCGCATCACTAGCGAGATCATCGCGACTGTTCCCAGCAAGTACGTCGTCCTCTCGAATGGCACACTGACCAGCAAGACACCTGTCGCTGGCGAACAAACGACCTGGCACTGGACTCAAGCTCGTTCGCACGTGCCGTATCTGATGTCGGTCGTAGCTGGTGAATTCGAAACGCTGGAAGAAACCTGGGACGGCATTCCCGTTGTTTCGTACGTGCCGCGCGGCAGGCTGCCGGATGCGAAACGGAGCTTTGAAAAAACGCCCGCTATGCTGAAGTACTTCACCCAGAAAATTGGCTATCGCTATCCTTGGCCGAAGTATGCCCAGATTTGCGTCGACGAGTACGCTTGGGGCGGCATGGAGCATACTTCCGCTACCACGCTCAATCTCGATACGTTGCACGACGCGCGGGCGCACCTGGATGTTTCGAGCGACAACCTCGTTGCCCACGAACTGGCCCACCAGTGGTGGGGCGATCTGCTCACTTGTAAGGACTGGGGCGAACTCTGGTTAAACGAGAGTTTTGCCACGTACTTCGCCACGCTCTGGACCGAGCACGATAAAGGTGGGGACGAGGCGACCTGGCAACGGGCCGAAGAAGCAGCCAACTATCAAAACGAAGATGCGCGCTATCGCCGCTCGATCGTCAACTACCGCTACAACTCACCGGAGAACATGTTCGATGGACACTCCTATCCCAAGGGGGGCCGCGTGTTGCACATGTTGCGGTTCGAGTTGGGAGACGAAATGTTTTGGAAGGCCATTCGCCGTTATTGCGAGGTCAATCAGTTTCGCACCGTCGAGACTGCAGACCTGCGCATTGCCGTGGAAGAAGCCACCGGCCAGGGAATGAACTGGTTCTTCGATCAATGGGCCTACAAGGGAGGACATCCTGAGTTCAACGTCTCTTGGGACTACGACGCAGCCGCCAAGCAGGTTCGCATCACGATCAAGCAGACGCAAAAGGTCGACGAGATCACGCCTCTCTTTCGCACATCTGCCGAAATTGAAATTGCCAGCGGCCAGGCCTCGCGCATTCGCCGAGTTACGCTCAGCAAAGCCGAAGAGACCTTTCACTTCGATTCGCCCGAGCGGCCCACGCGAGTCTGCTTCGATCCGCGCGACTGGATCCTGAAAAAACTGACGGCGGAAAAAGGAAAAGACGAACTCCTCGATCAATTGACGAATAGCGAATACCTGATGTGCCGTGTGCAGGCGGTAAGAGCACTCGCCGCCATGGAAGAAGACAAAGATGCTCAGGCTGGGCTTTCGGCAGCCACTACAGACGATAAGTTTTGGGCAGTGCGGCAAGAAGCAGTGAAAGGGCTGAAGAAATTTCCGGGCGACGCGACCCGCGCCAAGTTGATTCAAGCGTGCAGCGATGAAAAGTCGTTCGTTCGCCGCGAAGCCCTGCAAGCGCTGGCGAAGTTCTCACATGATGATTCGAAGACAGCACTTCGCAAGGCTATCGACAGCGATCAGTCGTACTACGCAGTTGCCGAAGCCTTGAAATCGCTGGCCGCCATCGACAAGAGCGGCAGTCGCGAATTGCTCCTGAAAGCTTGCGAGCAGCCCAGCCATCGCGAAGTGATCCTGAAGGCCGCGGTCGAAGCCCTGGCGGCGCAGGGCGATACGACGGTGGCGGATTCATTGACCAAGATGCTCGAAACGACGACGGCACCTGAGCGGCGCGTGGCGATCATCGGAGCGCTCGCCCGCCTCAAGTCTGGCGATGCTGCCACGCTCAAGTTGTTGCACGATCAACTGGGCAACAAGCGGCAAAATGTTCGCCGCTCGGCTCTGGAAGCCGTCACTCAAGTGGCCGATGCCACTTCCATCGCCACGCTCGAAGCGCGCCGCGGTCAGGAGGTCATGCCGCGGATGATCCGCTCGATCGACGAATCGATTGCCAAGATTCGCGAGAAGCAGCAGGGAACCGAAGCTCTGTTGAAAGAAGTCGAGCGTCTGCGGAAACAAAACCTGCAATTGGAAGAACGGCTGAAGAAGTTGGAAGAGAAGAAGTAA
- a CDS encoding flagellar basal body P-ring protein FlgI: MTPHTARQSLYNRRAFLAASLGSLGLGAISGCANPLFRGQSPEVDLPVEEIKERKLVGDFTRPWGLNWIKVESVALVTGLDNTGSDPPPSEQRRLLIAEMQSHEVPNADKILASPATSMVIVRGYLPPGVQKGDAFDIEVRTPKNSETTSLYGGWLMQTRLRRMEVLGGVIRTGDVDGIGRGNVLINGVITGENDKVSKARGRVLGGGLALESRPLGLMLRREDASIRISTLIGKAINTRFNTMDHGQKKGVAKPMRDNFLELVVSSRYKHNLGRYLRVVRNIVLQESALEKTERLQTLGRKIQEPSAAPLAALQLEAIGREGVDTLKAGLTNSDPEVRFYAAEALAYLDEADAAAPLELAARESSAFRWHALTALASMNQPTAYDALSNLLHAPSMETRYGAFRALRLYNAADPATKGELLEGKFYYHLVSTTAEPLVHVTRSKHPEVVLFGHEQAIKPPQFLNCGKAILVKGQADGQIKVCCFKPSLPTGESQDVTEYCPPLLDQLIRTVVRMGASYADVVSMLKEAQKQNLLTARFAVEALPEPGRKYYRDAHDPTDQPPAEMVAEGDETATSVSNTGVATPEPELYIDRLSQDTESDREESVDQTYIAPEYLKKQPGVLDKLNPFSGK, translated from the coding sequence ATGACGCCGCACACTGCTCGCCAGTCGCTCTACAATCGCCGCGCCTTCCTGGCTGCCAGCCTTGGCAGCTTGGGGCTCGGTGCCATTTCTGGCTGCGCCAATCCGCTCTTTCGTGGTCAATCGCCCGAAGTGGATTTGCCGGTTGAAGAAATCAAAGAGCGCAAGCTTGTTGGCGACTTCACGCGCCCTTGGGGCTTGAACTGGATCAAGGTCGAATCGGTCGCTCTCGTTACCGGGCTCGATAACACCGGCAGCGATCCACCTCCTTCCGAACAACGGCGACTGCTGATTGCCGAAATGCAATCGCACGAAGTGCCGAACGCCGACAAAATTCTGGCTTCGCCCGCGACGTCGATGGTCATCGTCCGGGGCTATTTGCCACCCGGTGTGCAAAAAGGCGATGCCTTCGATATTGAAGTCCGCACGCCCAAGAACAGTGAGACCACCAGCTTGTATGGCGGTTGGCTGATGCAGACTCGCCTGCGCCGTATGGAAGTCCTGGGGGGCGTGATTCGCACCGGCGATGTCGATGGTATCGGTCGCGGCAACGTGCTCATTAACGGTGTGATCACTGGCGAAAACGACAAGGTGAGCAAAGCGCGCGGGCGCGTGCTCGGTGGCGGTCTGGCCCTCGAATCGCGGCCTCTCGGGCTGATGCTCAGGCGCGAAGACGCTTCGATTCGCATTAGCACGCTGATTGGCAAAGCGATCAACACGCGCTTCAACACGATGGATCACGGGCAGAAGAAAGGTGTCGCCAAGCCGATGCGCGACAATTTCCTTGAGCTCGTTGTTTCGTCGCGATACAAGCACAATTTGGGGCGTTACCTGCGCGTTGTCCGCAATATCGTGTTGCAAGAGTCGGCGCTCGAAAAAACCGAACGGTTGCAAACTCTGGGTCGTAAAATCCAAGAACCCTCAGCAGCACCGCTGGCAGCCCTGCAGTTAGAAGCCATCGGTCGCGAAGGTGTCGATACGCTGAAGGCCGGCCTGACGAACAGCGATCCGGAAGTTCGCTTTTACGCCGCTGAGGCACTGGCTTATCTGGATGAAGCCGATGCCGCCGCGCCATTGGAACTGGCCGCGCGCGAATCGTCGGCCTTCCGCTGGCACGCACTGACCGCGCTGGCCTCGATGAATCAGCCCACCGCGTACGACGCGCTGAGCAATTTGCTTCACGCGCCAAGCATGGAAACCCGCTACGGTGCCTTCCGCGCGCTCCGGTTGTATAACGCGGCCGACCCAGCGACGAAGGGGGAACTGCTCGAAGGGAAGTTCTACTATCACCTGGTGAGCACGACCGCTGAACCACTCGTCCACGTAACCCGCAGCAAACATCCGGAAGTGGTCCTCTTCGGTCATGAGCAGGCAATCAAGCCGCCGCAGTTTCTCAATTGCGGAAAGGCGATTCTCGTGAAGGGGCAGGCAGACGGTCAGATTAAGGTTTGCTGTTTCAAGCCATCGCTTCCGACTGGCGAAAGTCAGGATGTGACGGAATATTGCCCGCCGCTGCTCGATCAGTTGATTCGGACTGTCGTGCGCATGGGTGCCAGCTATGCCGACGTCGTTTCGATGCTCAAGGAAGCGCAAAAGCAGAATCTGCTGACTGCCCGGTTCGCTGTCGAGGCGCTCCCCGAGCCAGGCCGCAAGTATTATCGCGATGCCCACGACCCCACCGACCAGCCGCCAGCCGAAATGGTGGCCGAAGGGGATGAAACGGCAACTTCGGTCAGCAATACGGGCGTCGCGACGCCGGAACCGGAGCTCTATATCGACCGGCTGAGCCAGGACACCGAAAGCGACCGTGAGGAGTCCGTCGACCAAACGTACATTGCGCCGGAATATCTCAAGAAACAACCCGGCGTTTTGGATAAACTGAATCCATTCTCGGGCAAGTAG
- a CDS encoding Uma2 family endonuclease, giving the protein MLLRTIEAVGLEHKRVFAMSLLVSTDTSLEPLMPPYPVQRFTVEQYLEIAAAEVLGDERVELLEGWIVPKMVRNSLHDGTVDLIEQLLHKLLADGWYARSQKALVSEDSVPEPDVAIVRGTPRDYFSKHPQGSDVAVAIEVAVSSINRDRRKASIYARAGVAAYWIVNLQDRCVEVFDSLLSNDGKAQYSRQRVLKDEERLEITLDGRECSLTCNQVLPEPVSGS; this is encoded by the coding sequence TTGTTACTGCGTACAATAGAGGCAGTAGGTTTAGAACACAAACGAGTCTTTGCTATGTCACTTTTGGTATCGACCGACACCTCGCTTGAGCCGCTGATGCCGCCATATCCGGTGCAGCGTTTCACGGTAGAGCAGTACCTTGAGATTGCCGCCGCAGAAGTCCTTGGTGACGAACGAGTGGAGCTCCTCGAAGGTTGGATCGTTCCCAAAATGGTCAGAAACTCGTTGCACGATGGAACGGTCGACTTAATCGAGCAACTCCTCCATAAGTTGCTGGCCGACGGGTGGTATGCCCGCAGTCAGAAGGCACTCGTCTCAGAGGACAGCGTTCCTGAACCCGACGTCGCCATTGTTCGGGGCACACCGCGGGACTATTTTTCAAAGCACCCGCAAGGATCGGACGTTGCAGTGGCCATTGAGGTCGCCGTTTCTTCGATCAATCGTGATCGTCGCAAAGCGAGTATCTATGCACGAGCTGGCGTAGCGGCGTATTGGATTGTGAATCTGCAAGATCGATGTGTGGAAGTATTCGATTCTCTTCTCTCGAACGATGGCAAGGCACAATACAGTCGGCAACGAGTGCTGAAAGATGAAGAGCGGCTCGAAATTACACTCGACGGAAGAGAATGCAGCCTTACTTGCAACCAAGTTTTGCCTGAGCCTGTATCCGGTTCTTAA
- the smc gene encoding chromosome segregation protein SMC, whose protein sequence is MLKALEVFGFKSFADRTRFEFPQGITVVVGPNGSGKSNVVDAVKWVLGEQSAKSLRGKDMADVIFKGSGGATGRRPLNTAEATLIFDNTERRLPIDAPEVHITRRVFRGGEGEYLINRQPARLKDIKDMFRGTGVGADAYSIIEQGRVDKLLNASSKDRRAIFEEAAGISRFKAKKVEAQRRLERVDQNLLRLTDIVEEVENRLKTVRNQAVKARRYREHTERLQQLRTQVAMTDWRRLTEKLRGIEQDIFERREQSETAAATAERLEASILECDTSLAVRTEEMRAADNRLAANREQISLQEATIRDQRARSQELADEAEQHRRNLAAMQERAGDLVERLKQTEAEFHAAELSHAVVEEQATTHEQQAATLADSHRQLHEQTEAARRDYLSHVQSAATVQTQLSGRQTTWQQAATQIDLLARQTEDLLAAAQLLDVELEQVRLREQAFQQELDTQHRQLEAAQLELADNRRLHTSRTHDVAQLVGRHHATEDRISVLEELERNFEGFGSGVREILDAAVDATAAPWAKVKGIVADLIQTELQHATVIDAALGESAQHVVLECSSEQAAAVLKRAQQASSRVTLQFTSEGTDAAPLAKHAWETDPAILSRLDRLVTFPPAAKDLAERLLGQTWLVKSLADALRLAAMAAPHCRFVTSDGEIAAADGTVTAGARQAAASLVSRRSQLRHLKDDLLVIHEQITNAQRETDHLRGLVELQDEDVRKLVLARSNANEGLAAERQRLGQLQERLEQNERERQQGTAQRSELVAQQTQLQSEIAAFEKQLATHKSAIDAYQQTGEAQQQQLLRLELDRQEASRLATAARVALARSEQRLEGLKHRLTQFVDDQAERERAVAQVEQQLQSCTSRHQAAEQTIVSVTAAVGTLYDQKQLLEADAVKLREAQAAAQSQRQQQAEELQSLRKDVRKLEEQLHQLELGATQVGQERTTLADRMREDYNIDLSGADQETSAEEELARVEVEAEIESLRRKINQIGAVNLDALDELDDLESRFGTLSGQHKDLTEAKQALERIIVKINADSRRLFLDTLEAIRVNFQALYRKAFGGGKADIILEEGVDVLECGVEIIATPPGKPSFNNSLLSGGEKALTAVSLLLAIFQFRPSPFCILDEVDAPFDEANIGRFIDVLKDFLGWTRFVVVTHSKKTMTAGNTLYGVTMQESGVSKRVSVRFEDVSEDGEIRREAIERSAAQERASRAAIAAEAAADDELDADNLPAAEEDAA, encoded by the coding sequence ATGCTCAAAGCGTTGGAAGTATTCGGCTTCAAAAGTTTCGCCGATCGTACGCGCTTCGAGTTTCCCCAGGGGATTACGGTGGTTGTCGGGCCGAATGGCTCGGGCAAGTCGAATGTTGTCGATGCCGTCAAATGGGTTCTCGGCGAACAATCGGCCAAGAGCTTGCGCGGCAAGGACATGGCCGACGTCATCTTCAAAGGCTCTGGCGGGGCCACAGGGCGTCGTCCGCTCAACACGGCCGAAGCGACGCTGATCTTCGACAACACCGAGCGGCGTCTGCCGATCGATGCGCCCGAGGTGCATATCACGCGGCGAGTGTTTCGGGGCGGCGAAGGCGAGTATCTCATCAATCGCCAGCCCGCGCGGCTCAAAGACATCAAGGACATGTTTCGCGGTACCGGCGTGGGTGCCGATGCGTATAGCATTATCGAGCAAGGCCGCGTCGATAAGTTGCTCAATGCGTCGTCGAAAGATCGCCGCGCGATCTTCGAAGAAGCGGCTGGCATCAGTCGTTTCAAAGCCAAAAAGGTGGAAGCTCAGCGACGGCTGGAGCGGGTCGATCAGAATCTGCTCCGCCTGACCGATATTGTCGAAGAAGTCGAAAACCGCCTGAAGACCGTGCGGAATCAGGCCGTCAAAGCCCGCCGCTATCGCGAACACACCGAGCGCTTGCAGCAGTTGCGTACGCAAGTCGCCATGACCGACTGGCGGCGACTCACGGAAAAGCTGCGGGGCATCGAGCAGGATATCTTCGAGCGGCGTGAGCAATCGGAGACTGCTGCTGCCACGGCCGAACGACTTGAAGCTTCAATTCTGGAGTGCGACACTTCGCTAGCCGTTCGCACCGAAGAGATGCGGGCCGCGGATAATCGACTGGCCGCCAATCGAGAACAGATCTCGCTGCAAGAAGCGACCATTCGCGATCAGCGCGCTCGGAGTCAGGAACTGGCAGACGAAGCGGAGCAACATCGCCGCAATCTGGCCGCCATGCAGGAGCGAGCGGGCGACCTGGTCGAACGGCTGAAGCAGACCGAGGCCGAGTTTCATGCCGCGGAACTCAGCCATGCCGTGGTCGAAGAGCAGGCGACGACGCACGAGCAGCAAGCCGCCACACTAGCCGATTCGCACCGCCAGTTACACGAGCAAACCGAAGCTGCCCGCCGCGACTATTTGAGTCACGTGCAGTCTGCGGCCACGGTTCAAACCCAACTCAGCGGCCGGCAAACGACCTGGCAACAAGCGGCGACCCAAATCGACCTGCTCGCGCGACAGACCGAAGACTTGCTCGCTGCAGCTCAGTTGCTCGATGTGGAACTCGAGCAAGTGCGCCTTCGCGAACAGGCTTTTCAGCAAGAGCTAGATACCCAGCATCGTCAGTTGGAGGCGGCCCAGCTTGAATTGGCCGACAATCGTCGACTGCATACATCGCGGACGCACGATGTCGCTCAACTCGTCGGCCGACATCACGCCACCGAAGATCGTATTTCGGTACTCGAAGAGCTCGAGCGGAACTTCGAAGGTTTCGGTAGCGGCGTGCGCGAGATTCTGGATGCGGCCGTGGATGCCACCGCAGCGCCCTGGGCGAAGGTGAAGGGGATCGTCGCCGACTTGATTCAAACCGAACTACAGCACGCCACCGTCATTGACGCCGCCCTCGGTGAATCTGCTCAGCATGTGGTGCTGGAGTGTTCGAGCGAACAGGCCGCCGCAGTGCTGAAGCGAGCTCAGCAGGCTTCCAGCCGTGTAACGTTGCAGTTCACGAGCGAAGGAACTGATGCTGCGCCTTTGGCGAAGCATGCTTGGGAAACGGATCCAGCGATTCTCTCGCGACTCGATCGCTTGGTGACTTTTCCCCCAGCAGCCAAAGACCTGGCCGAACGGCTACTGGGGCAGACTTGGCTGGTGAAGAGTTTGGCCGATGCATTGCGCCTGGCCGCAATGGCCGCCCCTCATTGCCGATTTGTGACTAGCGATGGTGAAATTGCTGCCGCCGATGGAACGGTGACAGCTGGTGCACGACAGGCGGCGGCGAGCCTTGTTTCTCGTCGCAGTCAACTGCGTCACCTCAAAGACGACCTGTTGGTAATTCACGAGCAGATCACCAACGCCCAGCGCGAAACCGATCATCTGCGCGGCCTGGTCGAACTGCAGGACGAAGATGTCCGCAAGCTGGTGCTTGCCCGCTCAAACGCCAATGAGGGGCTGGCTGCCGAGCGCCAACGACTGGGGCAGTTGCAAGAGAGACTCGAACAGAATGAGCGCGAGCGCCAACAGGGAACCGCGCAGCGTAGCGAGTTAGTCGCGCAGCAAACACAATTGCAAAGCGAGATCGCCGCGTTTGAGAAACAACTCGCCACGCACAAGTCGGCCATCGACGCTTACCAACAAACGGGCGAAGCTCAGCAACAACAGCTGCTGCGACTCGAACTCGACCGACAAGAAGCGTCTCGCCTGGCAACGGCTGCTCGCGTTGCCTTGGCTCGCAGCGAACAGAGATTGGAAGGCTTAAAGCACCGGTTGACGCAATTCGTCGACGATCAGGCTGAACGTGAACGGGCCGTCGCGCAAGTCGAACAACAGCTGCAGTCGTGTACCAGCCGGCATCAGGCCGCCGAGCAGACGATTGTCTCGGTGACCGCTGCCGTGGGCACGCTGTATGACCAAAAGCAACTGCTCGAAGCCGACGCTGTCAAGCTGCGTGAAGCGCAGGCTGCCGCTCAATCGCAGCGACAACAACAGGCTGAAGAGTTGCAAAGCCTGCGCAAGGATGTGCGCAAGCTGGAAGAACAGTTACATCAATTGGAGTTGGGTGCCACGCAAGTCGGGCAGGAACGGACAACGCTCGCCGACCGGATGCGCGAGGACTACAACATCGACTTGTCCGGTGCAGACCAGGAGACTTCGGCCGAAGAAGAACTGGCCCGCGTGGAAGTCGAAGCCGAAATCGAATCGCTCCGCCGCAAGATTAATCAGATCGGAGCCGTGAATCTCGACGCGCTCGATGAACTCGACGATCTCGAATCTCGCTTCGGCACACTTTCTGGCCAGCATAAGGATTTGACCGAGGCCAAGCAGGCTTTGGAGCGGATCATCGTCAAGATCAACGCCGATAGCCGACGACTGTTCCTCGATACGCTCGAAGCAATCCGCGTCAATTTCCAGGCGCTCTATCGCAAGGCCTTCGGCGGCGGCAAGGCAGACATCATCCTGGAAGAAGGGGTTGATGTGCTGGAATGCGGCGTCGAGATTATCGCGACTCCGCCAGGCAAACCTTCGTTCAACAATTCGTTACTCTCGGGCGGCGAAAAGGCCCTCACGGCGGTCTCGTTGCTGCTGGCAATCTTTCAGTTTCGCCCCAGCCCGTTCTGCATTCTCGACGAAGTCGACGCGCCCTTCGACGAAGCGAACATCGGCCGGTTCATCGACGTGCTTAAGGACTTTCTCGGCTGGACGCGATTTGTCGTCGTTACGCACAGCAAGAAAACGATGACTGCTGGCAACACGCTTTACGGCGTGACGATGCAAGAATCCGGCGTTTCGAAACGTGTCTCTGTCCGCTTTGAAGACGTCAGCGAGGATGGCGAAATTCGCCGCGAAGCCATCGAACGCTCTGCCGCTCAAGAGCGTGCCTCCCGCGCTGCCATTGCTGCCGAAGCTGCTGCCGACGACGAACTCGATGCCGACAATCTGCCCGCTGCAGAAGAAGATGCGGCGTAG